Genomic DNA from Jejubacter calystegiae:
TCTTCTTCCGGCATCGATTGCTGCGCCGCTTCCATGGCGAACCCCGTGGTAAACATTTCGGGTAACAGGATCAAGTCACTGTCCGTTATCTGCTCCAGCAGTGGATCGAAATGGCGCAGATTGGCAGCACCATCCATCCAGGCCAGAGGCTGCTGTAACAGAGAAATTTTCAAAAAAGACACGGTCGGACTCTCCAGAAACGGTTTACGTTCACTGTAGCATGGGCGTAATAAAATAAGACAACATCATTATTGGGGTTACTGTGTTAGCGGCAGGGCACGGGAAATTTGCATTACCGCCCCCTCTGGACCACCATTAAACCCGCAGCGGCAGTGACGCCGCGTTCTGACAGGGGGAATAGCATTCCCGGGAGAAAAGCATGTTAAAGAAAACACTCGCAGTAGCACTCTTTCTGGCAACGGGTAGCGCCATGGCGGCTGAAAGCGACCTGACGGTGAGTCAACTTGCCACTTCTCAGAGCACCAAAGCCGAATTTTCAAAGATGGTGGAAGGGCATACGTTGCCGGCATGGGTCACGAAAGGGGGAACCAGTACCGGAACCAAAGAGGTTCAACTGGGGGATAATCGTTACCTGGTGCTGGAATCCTGTAAACCACACGACTGCGGCAGCGAGCGCATTGCCGTGCTCTATTCGCCAAAGCTTAAGCGTATGATGGGGCTCTATTCCAGCGTTGATGAGGCGAAGGCGAGCGAACAGCTGGCGTGGCTGAATGTGGGCGATGCTGAATCCATTGACGGTAAAACCGTGCTTTATGCCGCGCTGACCGGCAGTCTGGAAAATCACCCCGACGCTTTTAACTTTAAATAATCAAAAAAGCGGAGCCCGGCTCCGCTTTTTTGACCTGCGCCTTCTTCAGGCCGCTTCTGAACTACGGTCGCTCCCTTCCCGGGCGGGAGGCTGCGTTGCCAGCGCCTCTGGCTCAAATTCATCCACGTTAATAGTACGCAGACGGCAGGCTTCGGCATGACGTAGCGTGGTGGCCTCATCCTGATTGATCCAGCCCTGACTCAGCGCCTGTTCTGCCAGTTTATCCAGCGCGGTAAAAGAGAGATGCTTACCCTGAGTTTTGCATAACCGCTGGTGGATTGGCTCTGCGGCCATGACTGCCTGCAGGGCTTCTTCCAACTGGCCGGCAGGATGATGTTCGCTGGGGGTCAGGTACTGGCCGCGGCCAATGCGCGAGCGGGTGGCGGACGGCGTCTGGAGGATCTGCGCCAGTTTGCTATCCAACGCATCCGACGGCGCGTGACAGCGGCGGCCCAGCGGCAGGGTGAGCAGCCGCAGCGAGGCTCCCACCAGGCGCTGTGGGAAGTTGCGCAACAGGGAATCAATAGCCTGTTCGGCCTGGAACAGCGCATCCTGTACGCCCCAGTGTACCAGCGGCAGATCGGCCTGCTGGCGTCCTTCGTCGTCGTAGCGTTTCAG
This window encodes:
- the ivy gene encoding Ivy family C-type lysozyme inhibitor, with protein sequence MLKKTLAVALFLATGSAMAAESDLTVSQLATSQSTKAEFSKMVEGHTLPAWVTKGGTSTGTKEVQLGDNRYLVLESCKPHDCGSERIAVLYSPKLKRMMGLYSSVDEAKASEQLAWLNVGDAESIDGKTVLYAALTGSLENHPDAFNFK